The genomic window GGGGTTTACCAAGTAGTAGTAGGGTAGTCTGAAAATTCTCTCAGGGCTGCAGGCAGGCAAATAGTAAGGCTCCAGCGGTGGGTCGCAGTGCATGCAGTAGCTATTCCCACCGGTCCAAGGTACACAAGGGTCAGTTCTCGTCCACGTGCGCTTTTCTCGAACCGGAGATATTGCATTGTACGAATAACTGCGACTTCGGGAAATCTTTCTCCTCTGTttctcttgttcttttttatttttttttattttttttctcctttgggTTTCTGGCATTATCAGTGAGGCGAGCAGACTGGCAAGGTGAGGGCGTGGGTTGCGTTCTCTATGACCGGTGAGCTCCAAGGCTTATGAGTGGAATATCCGAACATGTATGACGAGAGCAACAGTAGAGTGGTTACGCTTGGGGGAGACACTGGCTGGTAAAAGGCGAATATAAAACGGGCATCTATTCTCCAGGGAACGCAAGGGCGAGGTTGAGGATTATTCTAGTCAGGCTCTAAAAGCTCCCATTCCAACTGCAGACTTCAGTCTATCAGGGTCATATCACTCCGAAAGACTAAAAACTATACCATGTGAGCTACCCCCACGGAAGAGCAACCGGAAATATCAACATGTCATCAAAACAACGAGGAGCTAATAGGCTATTGGAATCCCCCAGTGAACCTTTGCTGCAATTAAGAGAAATCTCAGCCATCATGGACAAGACTGCAGCAAAGCGCATTGCCCACAGGGGTAAGGATGTAAGTCAGAATCGTTTCGACCCCCATCTCAGACGTATaaacccgaaaaaaaaactatgtctgacaaagagcaaaaaaaaaaaaacacaaaaaaaaacttataGCCCGGATTTGCCGAGAGGGCCAGGAAGGCTGCTGCCCGTAATGCAGGCAATATCAGGAGCCCTCCCGATCAGCCTGGTCAgagttcctcctcctcccagGCGCCAAAGAAggaggaagaaaagaaatgagTCTTTTTTCAGTTGGTCATAATGACAAGCAGGATTGACGGAAAACATGTGCTGTCGGGGTGCCGCGATTTTTTAGCGTACTTTTTACGGATGTCGAGACCATTGAAGGCCCGCCGCCGTGTATGTTCTTCTTGTCTTACATGGGCTTCGCCCACACTTGACTGTTGTTACCAATCGAAATCTGGAATAAAAATTGCCATTGCGACGCATTCTTGTCGGATCCAGGGGCTCTAGGCCTACCAGAAGACTAAAAGTAAAAGAGTATTCGCCTAGCCCAGTCGTACATCTTTTGACCCTTTAATTGAACGATGGTGTAAGAGTTCAGGAGGGTGTTGAGGGATACTAAACCAAATAGGCTGGTAAGCGCTTAAGAGGTGGTATAAGTGGGCTAATGAGAATCACGGTTGAAAATAGTTGTTTTAACCCAGTAGCACATGAAAGTAGTACAGAGTAGCCTGGCAGTCTTTTGTCCAGTCGATTCTTGCCGCCGGATATTCCTCCGAGCGAATGTAGCCAGCAAGTCATAAGCGCTGTTGTACGACAGTCAAGTGTGCCTACAAGAATAAAGGGATCGGATGCAGCCAACTGAAGATGGAGCGCAGCGACGCCACGATGCAAATCGCTCACTGGATAACCAGAGGCCAAAGGTAGCACATCCTGTTGTGCTACTCATAGCCCTGCAGTTGCATATGGCCATCTCGGTACTGAAGAGAATATCCCATTTGTTTGTCCGTCCTTTGGAGTCGCTTTCGGCTTTAGCTCCTTCAACCGGGGAGGGTGAGATTGGGATAACAAAAACCCAAAACTTCAGCATCaaaatcgaaaaaaaaaacaaaggttCAATTGCATATAGATATGCATCTCTTAATTGCACTCGAGTGCCTCTGCTTATCAAGACCGCTTAGACTCGGCTCTTGGGCTCCAGCAAGTCAAGGTAAGTTCATCATCGCCATCGTCACATTGCCATCGAAACCTACCCCCATCCCGATGGAATCATCCGTGATTCGGTTATCTTTTTGGATTTGGCAGCAAAAAGTGAATTGTACCAGAGTATATGATGCCATATGGGTAAAGGCGGCATATACAGCTCTCCGCGGCACACCGGGTCTCATCTTGATTGGCTTTCGAGACTGACCGGTTGACTAGGCCGCAGTTGCTCTGCATGGTTGTCCAAAAGCGGCTGCAGATGGGATGAATCACATTGTTGATTTGGTGTACTTTTCGAGGCTTCTCTTCACGCGTTTATTTTTGGAATGACGTTCGAACTTCGGAGAGAGACTGAACTTAAAATGGGGAGACCATGTACCAAATGTTGTTCGTTAAGTACCTGTTCATGAATCATGCTTCGTGCTGGTGCCCCGCACAGACCGACGGGCAGCTCAATGGATCCACAATAATCCAGCCTTGAAGCACTCACTGTAAATCTTCAGCCTCGCGACATTGGTAGGCGGTACCTACCAGTGCCCGGTACCTTACCTGATAGGCAACGAAGCTCAGGTGGATCTGCAATAGAATTGACCCGCATTTTCACTACAGAGGTTACGCAGTAAAGAGTTGCCGTGACGTACCTACTGATCCCAGCCCGACTCTCACCTCAATCACCTGAAATCCTTCTTTCTTTGCCTGCCGCCCGTTGAACGCGACATTTAACGGTTAACTCCATTTCTTGGCCCAACACTCATCAGGAAAAGCAATGACAAAGCTCTACCATTGCTGAAATTTCCCACCCAACCATATTGCAACAAGACGAAGCAAAACGTCGCTCAATCACACGTCACTTGAGCTGGCAATTTCAAGGCAAACCCCCGGTCTTTGGGAGACTTTGAAAGAGCGGCTCCACGCAAACCTGGCAGGTCGCTACCTACAGACAAAAACTTTGGTGACTGCAGCTAGTCCAGGCCTTTTTTTATTGAGGCGGGACAGACAGGCCGAGGTGGAGCACGGGGTCGGCCACCAGAAGCTCCAAGCCAAGCCACGCAACTCGTCCGCTTATTCCGACCAAACCGGTGAATGCACGACGACGGGTTGCTTGATTGACCGGAGATGACAGCACACTAAGTGGCTTCTCAACCATGGACCCCAACGTCACGAGGCTGCTCAATGATAAGATATACGACAAGAGGAAAGTTGGCGCCCTAGAGTAAGTCACCCACCCACCTTTGCACTCCCTCCTACCCTCCCGTTTTCTCCCCGCTTCCGTCACTAGGAGAAAAAGACCTATAACTCACATTCGAGAAAAACCACTGGGCAGGCTTGAGAGGAGCATTCGTGAACTAGTTGCTTCAAAGGACCATGAAAGGATCAAGGCAATCCTTGATCAGCTCTGCGCTGATTATGCGTACGCATGTCATCTTCCCCATGCTCGGAATGGTGGCTTGATAGGccttgctgccgctgccatcGCCCTCGGTCCTGTGAGTGTGCAAATCTGGGGGCCCGCCTCTCcacctttttttccaaaGGATGGCTCGGCCCTGCTTCCTACTTACCCCACGTTACGGTATTTTCTACGCCGGCAGGGATGCTCATCATCTGACCATTGTATTGCATTACTCTGCATTTTGACAGGAGCTGCCACGATATCTGGCTACTATAGTCCCCCCCGTTCTAGCCTGCTTTGGCGACCAAGATGCCAGAGTTCGGTACTACGCCTGTGAGGCCCTGTACAACATTGCAAAGGTTGCCAAGGGAGAGATACTCAAGTACTTCAACGCCATTTTTGACTCGCTCTGCAAGGTACGTGTGCTGTGATGGGTGCAACACCTTACCTGATCTGATGTCTTTAGCCCCGGCTCTCGTTCCTTAGCCCGTGCCGCTTGTCTTTCCACCCCCTTTCCCCCGTCAATATTGTAAACTCGATCATTCCCACTGGTTCGCCTGCGCCTTTTGTGCATGTGTCCTGCAATCTCACGGTCATATTGCTATATGGTCTAGAAGAGATTGTGCCACCCAACAACGGCTGACCTGGTTTCTGCACCCCACAGCTCGGCGCCGATTCAGAGCTCTCTGTAAAAAATGGCGCAGAATTGCTTGATCGTCTGATCAAAGACATTGTTGCAGAGTCGGCCGCCACCTACGTGTCAGTACTCGAATCGTCGCCGGATGTTTCCCAGGATTCCGAGGAGCCCAAGGAGGGTGTCGACGATGATCGTGGTAACCTGCCTACCGCCTTTTCGTTGAAGCGATTTATCCCGTTGCTTAGAGAGCGAATATTTGTAACCAATCCCTTCACCCGGACGTTTCTGGTTGGCTGGGTGGTTCTACTCGACTCCATCCCCGACCTCGAGCTCGTCACATATCTGCCCGAGTTCCTGGGGGGGTTACTCAAATTCTTAAGCGACCCAAATCGGGACGTCCACGTTGCCACGCAGGGATGTCTGGACAGGTTCCTGAGCGAAATCAAGCGCATAGCGAGGATCCAGAAAGGTATCACGGAGAGTAGAAAGTCCAAGCAAGGAAAGGGGGACGGAAAGCGGAAGCGTGAGGACTCATTAGACAGCGGCAGCATACATGATGGCCCCGACGACCTTGACGAAGTGGACTCTCAAACGGCAAACGACGAAGAGGCCTCCAACGCgagcgacgaggatgatTGGATACCTGGACAGGATGTCGAGATTAACTACAAGGCGATATTGGAGATTCTGACAGCCACCCTTGATTCATCTTTGGGTAAGACAGCCTATCCCCATCCGATCACGCAAAGACTTTCGATAAGCTTTGCTAAAGCTAACTCTTTTGCAGACGAGGATGGTCTTTTGGAGTCGTTGAGATGGATCGTGGAGTTCCTTGACATCTGCCCAGAGCAGGTGCTCCCCTTCACACCCAAGATTCTGGCCCATCTGCTGCCAGCCATGGCCAGCGGGGTTGAATCAATCCGATTGGCAGCCGCCAGGGTAAACACTTCACTGATGGATTATGTGGTATCACTCACCGATGAGCCTGAGATAACCCAGGCCCCTGCATCACGTATCCCCGGCCTGGGAGGGGCCGATCGCCATGATGGTGCGGCGTCTAGTGCTCGTCCTTCCCTTTCGGGCTCGGCGCGAGATTTGGAGATTAGGAGTCCGACGCCGGGACTCGCCAAGGGGGTGTCTACACCGGCGCGATCCCTTACTCCCGCACCATCTACCGATGGGTTGGCACACCCTCAGGCGAACCTGGACTATGCTGCAGCCGTAAACTCGCTTACGCTTTTGTTCCTGAATGACCACGAAGCCACACGTGTGGCGGCCTTGACGTGGCTTATCATGCTGCATCGCAAGGCGCCTAGGAAAGTATTGGCTTTCAACGACGGCACCTTCCCGGCGCTGCTCAAGACGCTTTCGGACCAGTCAGAGGCTGTAGTGACCAAGGATCTGCAACTGCTCTCACAAATATCGCGCAACAGTGAGGATGATTACTTTTCCAATTTCATGGTCAACCTCTTGCAGCTCTTCTCGACCGACAGAAGGCTGCTCGAGACTCGTGGTAACCTCATCATTCGCCAACTCTGTGTGAGTCTGAGCGCCGAGCGGATCTACAGAACGCTCGCAGACTGTATTGAAAAGGAGGAAGATGTCGAATTTGCGAGCATAATGGTTCAGAACCTCAATAACAACCTCATCACAGCGCCAGAGTTGCAGGAACTACGCAAACGTCTGCGGAACCTCGAGACCAAGGTAAAGCTACCCCTGTCCGAGTTGGCTTGACTTGATCACATTTGAAGATGGACTGACACGCAGCTGAACTCAGGACGGACAAACCTTTTTCGTGGCATTGTTTCGATCATGGTGCTATAATGCGGTGGCTACCTTTTCTCTCTGCTTACTCGCCCAAGCTTATGAACAGGCCTACAACCTATTGCAGATCTTGTGGGTACTCCCATCCTACACACTAATTGCCAACAACCAGTATACGTGGatatgtgtttttttttgttgtcttcCAAGTTGTGCTTTGCTGACCAGTCTTGGTCCGTAGCGCCGAACTTGAGATGACAGTGAGCATACTCATCCAGATTGACAAGCTTGTACAGCTGCTGGAATCACCCGTCTTCACATGTTAGTCTGCCAAGCTCCATCCTCGGATGTCTTGTACGCCCTGCCTCTTTGGAGTGCTCCTAGGCTGCCTATCTGACCACAACCGCAACCATAGACCTCCGCCTGCAACTGCTGGAGCCCGAAAAGTACCCGCACCTCTACAAGTGCCTTTTTGGGCTCCTGATGCTCTTGCCTCAGTCATCGGCATTTGCAGCTCTGAAAAATCGGCTCAACAGCGTGAGCTCCATTGGTTATCTGCACATTGCACCCAGACCGTATGTGCCCTCCACGACTAACTCAGGTTCGGTGCACTCTCGGCAAAACTCGGTCGTCGAGACGATGCAGTCGTTCCAACCTGCTGCCCCACGAAACTCTTCAAAGTATGGATTAGATACTTACACTCACCCTAATGTAATTAGCGGAACGACGACACCTGGTGGTACCAATTATGACAGGCCCAACCGCCTGAAGGGCCGAGAAGAAGGGATAATCCGCTGGGGTGAACTTTTAGAAAAGTTCCGCAGCGTACAGGAGCGAGCAAGACGGCTGCAGCGGCCTGGGGGTCCCGGCGATCTCAATGATGGCCCAGGCCTCGGCGGCGTTAGTGACCTGAGGATATCCGAGGGCCCCTTGGACACCAAGGGCAAGGAAGCCGCTCGGCAGCCACCCCCTGTTCCCCTGAAGGACGTGCCGAGCGCAGCGCAAACGAAGCCTAGATCCGGACTGGGACGCCCggttttcgggaggtttggAGGTGCTGGTGGAGGGAGAGCAAAGCGGGGCCAATAGTGTTGATGGTGACTGCCGTCTCGGCTGTGAGATGCCGTAATTATTCCGAGAGCCTAGTACGTCAAGCCGAAGCGAgggttttcttgttttttctttctttctttttttcttttctttcttttcctttctctCACTTCAGTCTTGACTCCTTACATAGCATCTATGCATGTGGTCGGCGCGATCCAGGTTACGGTACTTTACTTTAGCGGTCTAGTTTGAAGCACACATGAATTCGACACAGCGTGTTGGACAGTCTGGTATCGGTACTTCTTCCCACTCTTGCTCGGATTAGCGAGGCTTGCGTGGCGTCTCTCGCTCGACAAGGCCTTCGAACACGGCATCACGACGCTGCGTCAGCCGCTGCAGCTCAGCACGTCGGCTCTCGAGCTCGCGCCTGGCCTGTGCGGTATCAGGCGGGAGGCCCTGAAACACCCTCACGCGGGCGTCAAGCTCCTTCTTCTGCTGTAAGAGCGCCAGGTAGGCCTCCTCCTCTGCGCGCACCTGCTCCACCGTCAAGCTCGGCACGCCGGCGGCCAGCGCGGCGGCACGGTCGCGGAGCTCGGGGACCTTGGCCTCGAGACCCCTGATACGCCGCTGCGTGTCGAGGTTCAGCTTGGCCAGGTCGGCGGGTGGCCGATACGCTGGGCCCTGCACCTCGGCCGCCAGAGACTCAGCCTCTGCGATTTGGGCGTCCGCGTGCCGCCGGAGCGTAGCCACGCGGCCTGCATCGGCCTTGACATCGGCCGTCTGCGAAGCCACGGAGACCAGCGACGCGGAGATTGCTGCCGGCGTGGGCGATGCCAGGCCTAACTCTGTAGATGCGGCGGCCATGGCATCGAGGGCGGCGCGGCCGTCGCGGGTGAGGGAGGCTTCTAGGGCGGTgaggagggcgtcgcggACGTTGCTCTCTTCGGTGCTGTTTTCAGCAGCGGGAGCTGTGCTACCTTGATCCTGTAGTCCGCGCTGTGACTTTGACGACGGTTGCAATTCTATCTCGGCCAGGGCGGAGCGCTCGACGCGGTCGAGGAGGCGGCGCTGGTCGTCGGCGGACTCGTTGAGGGTCGCGAGGGCGAGCAGGGCGCGGAGCGTGTCCGAGTTCCGCTCaaacgtcggcggcggccgggGGCGGAACTTGGAGGCCAGCCAAGCGTCGACAAAGGACCAGTCCTTTGCggtcgaggcggcggcgcgtgCGACCGAGGGGGAGAAGATTGCTGCGTTTGAGGCGAGGTGAGACATTGTTGCTTTGTTATTTTGTCTTTCGTCCTTTCTCTACGTGCTAGATGCGCGACTGCATGTATATCGGTAGCCTGCACCAGGTAGATTATTCTAGAACATGCTAGGCTGATTTAGAGGCGAGTTTGCTGCAATTCTGGCGTATGGCACGGTGGCCGTAGGGAGTTTGTTGGATGGAACTTGAAGTCGCGTCATCCCAAAACCAAGAGCGCGCTTTTGGTGGGGTAGTTGGACTATTCTAaaatctagttctaggtctagtgGGTACAGGGTAAGTTCGGTACCAACCGCACTTACTCAGATGTGGTACCTTAACAACCTCTATAGTACCTGTAATCATCCGCAGAATACCACCAACTTGTCGAATCAACCAGAGACTCTTGCCCAGCTTTCAAAAGTATGCTTGCCGACCTCAAGTTACAACGATTTGTCTGGCTTCTACGACAGGGTTCCGGGAAGACAAGCAAGCCAAGACAGATAGGCGAGTCCCGTCTAGCATGTCAAACCTGTAGAGTCAACTTTCCACAGAATAAAGACCTGACACTATGCCAGACTTCTGCTCATTATCATAATGAATTTCATATCTGAGTCAGCAAGATCTAATAAAGAGACCTGCGCATAATATAGAATGCCGAGAAACAGGCACAAGTATGCCGTGAGTCCCTAAGCGGATGTAAAATGATGTTGACTTCTGTCTTTCTGTCGTCTATCTGTCTACTCATCCAGGATAGTTCTACCAGACAAATAAACAGCAAAATACAACCAACGTCTGTGGCCCCTAAACAGAATGATCCTTCTCGCCATCGCCCTGATACTACTTCTTTCATGGGCTGCCATCACACTTCGGCGGCTTGTAGCGGCGGTTGTAGTCGCATACAATGCGATAAGTGCATGGCTCAAAGATCAACTAGCTGGACACCGAATTTATCGCACTGCAAGCATAGCCAACTTCACCTATACTGCATACAGACCGAGCCTGGATCAACGCCTAGTCCTGCGCGCCATACCGAACCAGCGTCTTGCCGATGCCTTTGGAATCCACAATTCGTTTACAACCTTCGATAGGAAGGTTCACATGAACTTCCTCAAGCGGTCGTTCGAAGCTGTCCGCAAAGCCGGCCACCAAGACTGGCTTCAGCTCTTCGGCCATGCTTGTCGAGTTGTGAAAGGGTACTCTGACGTGCTGGGCAAATCGGGCCATGACATCTTACTGGCATCGATTGTTCGCAAGGTCTGCCTCGGAGTGTGATACTGCACTTGTTCGAAACTGCGGTGGAAGGGACATCGCTGGACGATGAGTACCAGACAGTAACCAACCAGATCAACTTGCAATAGATTGCGTCCAAACAAGAGCACGGAGCGAATCAAGTAGGGCGATCATCTATCTGAGCGTGAACGGGCGGTACGAAGCATCATGAACCATAGTCCTCTGCCACCAGATGAGGCCGAGCCAGTTAAAGTATTGGAGTTGCTCCTGCCGGCATACGAGACACTCTGGCGCGTGGTGCTCCTCACGTTTTTGTCAACTTTGTCCATAGCCGGGGTGCTAAGGATGATGTGCGGTGCTTCCAACTGTGTGTGAAAACCCATATCGGCTACGGCAATGAACAGGAGTAGGAGGCCTTGAAAGTAGCCATGAAAAGTCAACGAGTCACAGTTCATCGCAC from Pyricularia oryzae 70-15 chromosome 4, whole genome shotgun sequence includes these protein-coding regions:
- a CDS encoding vacuole morphology and inheritance protein 14 produces the protein MDPNVTRLLNDKIYDKRKVGALELERSIRELVASKDHERIKAILDQLCADYAYACHLPHARNGGLIGLAAAAIALGPELPRYLATIVPPVLACFGDQDARVRYYACEALYNIAKVAKGEILKYFNAIFDSLCKLGADSELSVKNGAELLDRLIKDIVAESAATYVSVLESSPDVSQDSEEPKEGVDDDRGNLPTAFSLKRFIPLLRERIFVTNPFTRTFLVGWVVLLDSIPDLELVTYLPEFLGGLLKFLSDPNRDVHVATQGCLDRFLSEIKRIARIQKGITESRKSKQGKGDGKRKREDSLDSGSIHDGPDDLDEVDSQTANDEEASNASDEDDWIPGQDVEINYKAILEILTATLDSSLDEDGLLESLRWIVEFLDICPEQVLPFTPKILAHLLPAMASGVESIRLAAARVNTSLMDYVVSLTDEPEITQAPASRIPGLGGADRHDGAASSARPSLSGSARDLEIRSPTPGLAKGVSTPARSLTPAPSTDGLAHPQANLDYAAAVNSLTLLFLNDHEATRVAALTWLIMLHRKAPRKVLAFNDGTFPALLKTLSDQSEAVVTKDLQLLSQISRNSEDDYFSNFMVNLLQLFSTDRRLLETRGNLIIRQLCVSLSAERIYRTLADCIEKEEDVEFASIMVQNLNNNLITAPELQELRKRLRNLETKDGQTFFVALFRSWCYNAVATFSLCLLAQAYEQAYNLLQIFAELEMTVSILIQIDKLVQLLESPVFTYLRLQLLEPEKYPHLYKCLFGLLMLLPQSSAFAALKNRLNSVSSIGYLHIAPRPGTTTPGGTNYDRPNRLKGREEGIIRWGELLEKFRSVQERARRLQRPGGPGDLNDGPGLGGVSDLRISEGPLDTKGKEAARQPPPVPLKDVPSAAQTKPRSGLGRPVFGRFGGAGGGRAKRGQ